Sequence from the Nocardia cyriacigeorgica GUH-2 genome:
GATCGGGGCGAGGATTCTGAACGCGGGACATTCAGCAGCTTCGCAAATCTCGGACGGGGTGAGAGCCGCGTTCGAACCGTCGAAGGGATATGTCATGGCCGATCGTGTTCGTACGGAGTTCGACCGCGCGGGATCCGGTCCGGACGAGGGCCCCGGCGCCGGCCGCGACAAGGCCGAGCCCGAATTCCGTCCGTATCGCCATCCGGCCGCCGGCTGGGGCGCGGCCAAGAGCGTCACCAAGTTCCTGGCCAAGGAAGGCGAACCGATCGCGGGCCCGCACGCCATCCTGAAGATGAACCACGAGGACGGCGGCTTCGACTGCCCGGGCTGCGCCTGGCCCGACGATATGAAGGGCCTGCATCTCGACATCTGCGAGAACGGCATCAAACACGTCGCCTGGGAGATGACCCACAAGCGGGTCGACCGTGAGTTCTTCGCCGCGCACACCGTCACCGAGCTGTCCCGGTGGAGCGAATTCGACCTGGAGAACCAGGGCAGGCTCACCGAGCCGATGAGCTACGACCCCGGCACCGACCGTTACGTCCCGATCAGCTGGCAGGAGGCCTTCGAACTGATCGGGCGCACCCTGCGCGAACTCGACGACCCGAATCAGGCCGCCTTCTACACCTCGGGCCGGCTCGGCAACGAAGCGACGTTCCTGTATCAGCTGCTGGCCCGCGAACTCGGCACCAACAACCTGCCGGATTGCTCGAATATGTGTCATGAGGCCAGCGGCCGCGCGCTCCAGGCCGCGCTGGGCACCGGCAAGGGCACCGTCGACCTGGTGGACTGGGAAACCACCGACGCGCTGTTCATCCTCGGCGTCAACGCGGCCTCGAACGCCCCGCGCATGCTCACCGCTCTGGTGGAGGCGCACAAGCGTGGCGCGCAGATCGTGCACATCAACCCGCTGGTCGAGGCGGCCGCCCGCAAAGCGATCATCCCGCACGACTTCCTGCAAATGGCCACCTTCCGCGCCACCCCGACCAGCTCGCTGAATCTCCAGCCGCGCATCGGCGGCGATATGGCCCTGGTGCGCGGAATGGCGAAAGCCGTTCTGGAAGAGGCGCGCTCGAATCCGAAAGCGATCGATACCGAGTTCATCGAGCGCTACACCCACGGGTTCGAGGAATATCGCGCGGTCTGTGACGCGACCTCGTGGACGGAGATCGAACGGCAGTCCGGTGTCGAGGTCGCCGACATCCGCAAGGCGGCGCGCATCTACTGCGATGCCGATCGCAGCATCATCAGCTGGTGCCTCGGGGTGACCCAGCACGAACACGGCGTCGATACCGTCCGCGAAATCGTGAATCTGCTCCTGCTGCGCGGCAATCTGGGCCGGGAGGGCACGGGCCCATCGCCGGTGCGTGGGCACAGCAACGTGCAGGGCAACCGGACCTGCGGTATCGACCATCGCCCGACGGCGGCGTTCCTGGATCGGCTGGCGCAGGTATGCGGCATCGATCCGCCGCGTGCCCACGGACTCGACACCGTCGGCGCTATAGATGCGATGCACGCCGGGACGGTCAAAGTATTCGTCGGCATGGGCGGCAATTTCGCCATCGCCGCCCCCGACACCGCCTACACCTTCGACGCCCTGCGCAACTGCGAACTCACGGTGCAGGTCAGCACGAAACTCAACCGCAGCCATCTCGTGCACGGTAGGCGCGCGGTGATCCTGCCCTGCCTGGGCCGCACCGAGAAGGACGAGCAGCGCGGCGGTATCCAGGAGACCTCGGTGGAGGACTCGATGAGCATGGTGCACTTGTCGCGCGGGATGAAGAAGCCGGCCTCGCCGCACCTGATGTCCGAGCCCGCGATCATCGCCGGGATCGCCCGCGCCGCATTGCCCGGCAGTGCGACGCCGTGGGAGTACTACATCGAGGATTACGACCGCATCCGCGACACGATGGCCCAGGTGCTCGACGGGTTCGAGGATTTCAACCGCCGCGTCCGGCTGCCGCTCGGCTTCCGGATCCGCCAACCCGCACGGGAACTGGTGTTCCGCACACCGTCCGGCCGCGCCGAATTCTCCGCCGCCGCCCTGCCCGATCTGACCCGTGAACCCGGCACCCTCGCCCTCGCGACCATGCGCTCGCACGACCAGTGGAACACCACCATCTACTCCGACAACGACCGCTACCGCGGCGTGAAGAACCTGCGCACGTTGATCTTCATGAATGCCGGCGATATGCGTGAGCGCGGCCTCCAGCAGTTCGACGAGGTCGATATCACCAGCATCGCCCGCGACGGCAGCACCCGATCGCTGCGCAACTACAAGGTCATTCCGTACGACATCCCGCCCGGTTGTGCCGCCGGGTACATGCCGGAGATGAATGTGCTGTGCGCGATCGGCGATGTGAGTACGCAGAGCGATCAGCCGATCATGAAGAACGTGAAGGTGAAGGTCGAGCGTTCGGGCTGATGTCCAGCTTCGCCGAGATGCTCGCCGAAGTTGGGGTTGGCGGCAGGGATGGCCTGCCGCTAATGGCTAGCAAACTGTATAAGCCGAGGTTTTCGCGAACGCTACCCAAGAATCGTTGTCTCAGTTACTCTTGAGCGAACGCTAGTCGAAGTTGTCCCTGCGGACCCCTGACAGGGAACGCGCCCCGGTCGGCCGGGGACGGTGGTTCCAGTATGCCATCGCCCGCGGCCGCCGATCTGCTCGTGAGTTTCTCGACGACAACGCTCGGACGTGCGCTCGATGTCCGTGCGGGAGAGGCCGTTACGACATGCCGACCTCGGCTTCAGCTGGTTCTGATCATGGTGGCGCGGGCGGTGATCGGTGGAGGGGGTAGAACCGCTGGACAATTCATCCGATGCCCCCGCGGCACGCGCCGCCGACGATCCCGCCTACGAGCATTGTCATGAAGCGCCGGTGCTGTTCAGCGACCGGCACGCGCGCGGCATCATCGCGATCCACGAACGCATCGGTTGCAGCTTCGACACCTGCAATCGGCTGCGCGCCGCCCGCCTGTATCTGGGGACGGTCGAATGACGGCATCCGACGAGCCCGAACCGCAGAGCTGGGTGCAATGGTCGGACGGTTCGTGGGCGCCGGTCTACGCCGACGGCTGGACGGGTGAACCGGTCACTGTGTCCGGGATCATCGACGCCGCGACCTCGCGCGGGGAGCTGACGGGTCCGTGCATCGACGTCGATCCGCTGTCGGTCACCGACATCGAGGCGACCGAAACCGATGGGGGAGAGGGTGACCAATTGCGCTGAGCCCTGATGGCGTCGGCGTACAGGTTCCCGCCCAGCGGGACGGTATACCCACCACTCACCGCCGGCGCGGTTCAGTGATCCAGACGTGGACCACGGGTGTGGTCCGACCGGCGGCGAATGGAGTCGATGGTGGGTCTGAATTCGGAGCGGATCGTGGTGGTGACCGGCGCCAGTCGCGGCGCGGGTAAGGGAATCGCGTTGGCGCTGGGGGAAACCGGGGCCACGGTCTACGTCACCGGCCGTACGCGCCACGAGGGCGAGGCGCCGTTGCCCGGCACGGTGTTCGCCACCGCTGAGGAGATCACCCGGCGCGGCGGACGCGGTGTGGCGGTGGTGCTCGACCATGGTGACGACGCACAGGTCGAGGCTTTCTTCGCGGAGCTGGGCAATCAGCACGGTCGCCTCGACATCCTGGTCAACAATGCCCTCGCGGTGCCGGACGGCCTGACCGACAAGGGTCCGTTCTGGGACAAGCCGCTCGACCTGCTCGACCTGTTCGACGTCGGGATGCGCTCGAGCTACGTCAGCAGCTATTACGCGGCCCCGCTGCTGGTCGCCAATGGTGCTGGGCTGGTGGTGAATACCTCGTCGTTCGGCGGCACCTGCTACATGCACGGCCCGGCCTACGGAGCGGGCAAGGCGGCGGTGGACAAGATGGCCCACGATATGGCGGTCGATTTCCGTCCGTGGAACGTCGCCGTGGTCTCGATCTGGATGGGCCTGCTGAAAACCGAACGCACGCTGGCCGGTTTCGCCGCGAACCCGGGTGCTTACGAGGGCCTGGCCGCCACCGCCGAATCGCCGGAGTTCACCGGCCGCGTCATCGACGCACTGGCGCGTGATCCGGAGTTGATGAAGCGCAGCGGTCAGGTGCTCATCGGCGCCGAGATCGCCCAGGAGCTCGGCGTCGAGGACGTCGACGGGAATCGGCCCCCGTCGCACCGACCCTTCCTCGGCGACCCGCCGGTGTTCTCCGACGCGGTCATCGATTGAACGTCAGCACGGCGAGACTGATCACGGGCGGTTGTCGAAGCCTTCGGAATCCCATTCGTCGACCTGGATGGCCTCCAGGACCTCGATGCCGCCGCCGAACATGGTCGCGATGAGAGAGCCGGGTTCGGGTTCCAGCGGCTCTCCGTCACGCAGCACCTCGGGCGGTCCGTCGGAGACGAAGACGGTGCAACCCTGCGGGAGTCCGAGGTAGCCGACGATGGCCCGGTTCGCCACGGCGAGTTCGTAGAGGGTCGCCGAGCGTAGCGTGTCGTCGTCATGGTCGTGCGCTTCGCCGAGGCAGCCGATGAACCAGCCCGACTCGTCCTCATCGTGCTCGTAGCGGTGCATCACCACGGTGTCGGCGTCGTGGAACGCCTCGCAGGTGACGGCGTACTGGACGTAGTGCGGGACATCCAGCTCGGCGCCCAGCCCGAAACTGTCGGCGACCTCGCGCTGGTTCCACAGATGGGTGACCGCGAGCGTCGGGCCTTCGGCGAGGATCGGCGGCACGTTGACGAAGTCGGGCTCGCACAAACCGAGCGTCCCGTCCGCGCGTTCGATCACGTAGCAGTTCAGCCAGCCGAGGCCGATGGTCTGGCCCGCGGTGAAGCGGCTGCCCGCACGAATGGACTCCTCCAGCCACTGGACGAGCCATTCGATACCGAGTTCGGTGACGATCTCGGGCTCGTAGTCGAAGGTGAACTCGGTTTGCCCGGCCACTCCCGCCGCAGTTCTACGCTGCTTCACAATCCTCCGATTCGCGTCGGCCTGGACAGCCGGGGACGACAGTCTCGGTCCCTAACCCACTCAGCCACACGGACATTCACGCCGACGGCTGCGAGCAATGTATCGCACCGGCGATGGAGCCGACCTGACGAATCGGTGAACAGTCGGCAACCGCGCCACCGTCCTGCCACCGACACTGTTGGCTTGCGCACTGAGGTTTTCCGGGGTGAGGTGGAGCGGAAAAGCCGACTGCGCAAGGGAGTTTCGAATATGCAGTCATGGACATCGAGAATCGGCCGGCTGATCGCGATCGCCGCCGGAACCCTACTCGCCGCCACCCTCACCGGACCGCCGGCCCACGCAGCGGGCCAGGGGCCACTACCGCCACCGGGACCGTCGTGCTCGACCACATCGACCGGCACCGGCAGCATCGAAGAACGCCTCGCCGACTCGACCGGCACAGTGCGCGAATACCGGCTGTTCGTACCGGACGGACTCACCGGCCCCGCACCGCTGATCATCGCCCTGCACGGCGGCCAGAGCAATCCGGCCAAGTTCGAAGGCGAGGCCGGTTGGACCGGGTTCGCCAAGACGAACAAGGCCATCGTCGCCTATCCGCGCGGCAGCAAACCCGATGGCGGCTTGGGCAAATGGGCCTGGGAGTTCGCCCGCAACACCGGCCCCGACGTCGCCTACCTGCGCAGTCTCGCGGAAACCATCGCGGGCAAATACTGTGTCGCCCCCAACCGCGTCCACTTCGTCGGCCACTCCAACGGCGGCCAGATGACCACCCGCATGGCCTGCGAAGGCGCCGATTGGATCGCCTCCGCCGCCGTCTGGGCCGGTGCGAAAGGCGCATGGGATGCCGCCGACTGCCCCGCCGGCCGGGACATCTCCTTCGCCGTCATGGTCAACGACAACGACCCCATCATCTGGCAGTGGCTCGCCGAACAACACCGCGACCACTGGCGCATGATGAACAACTGCGGCACCGAACACGCCGAATCGGCCCCCGGCGTCCTACGCGGGCAGCGATTCGACTGCGCCTCCGGTACCGAAGTCGTCTATCGCCTTTACGACGGCCCGGACGACGTCACCAAGGCCCACGACTGGCCCACCGGCTCCGCCGGAGCGTCTGTGCGTGCCCGCATGTGGGAGTTATTCGACGAGCACCGGCTGCCGTAGGGGAGCGGGTCGGCGCGGAGGGCCACACACCGCCCTTCGCGCCGCGTCATCGCGAGGGAACCTCACCGATTCGACGGGTCGTTCGTTCGCCGGACCAATTCCGCGGTGATCAGTTCGCGTGCCGCGTCGCCGTGCACGGCCTGGTCGGCCAACGCCGTGAACACCTTTTCGTAGAGGGCGATCTCGCGCGGCTGAGTGATGGCCGACTCGGCAGTGATGGTCTCCACCAGTACCTTTCGCCGGTCGTAGATCACGAAGTCCGTGGTGCGGCGGAAGAATGAACTACCCGCCGGGACGATTCCGAATACCAAGCGCGGCAGGCTCATCACGCTG
This genomic interval carries:
- a CDS encoding FdhF/YdeP family oxidoreductase → MADRVRTEFDRAGSGPDEGPGAGRDKAEPEFRPYRHPAAGWGAAKSVTKFLAKEGEPIAGPHAILKMNHEDGGFDCPGCAWPDDMKGLHLDICENGIKHVAWEMTHKRVDREFFAAHTVTELSRWSEFDLENQGRLTEPMSYDPGTDRYVPISWQEAFELIGRTLRELDDPNQAAFYTSGRLGNEATFLYQLLARELGTNNLPDCSNMCHEASGRALQAALGTGKGTVDLVDWETTDALFILGVNAASNAPRMLTALVEAHKRGAQIVHINPLVEAAARKAIIPHDFLQMATFRATPTSSLNLQPRIGGDMALVRGMAKAVLEEARSNPKAIDTEFIERYTHGFEEYRAVCDATSWTEIERQSGVEVADIRKAARIYCDADRSIISWCLGVTQHEHGVDTVREIVNLLLLRGNLGREGTGPSPVRGHSNVQGNRTCGIDHRPTAAFLDRLAQVCGIDPPRAHGLDTVGAIDAMHAGTVKVFVGMGGNFAIAAPDTAYTFDALRNCELTVQVSTKLNRSHLVHGRRAVILPCLGRTEKDEQRGGIQETSVEDSMSMVHLSRGMKKPASPHLMSEPAIIAGIARAALPGSATPWEYYIEDYDRIRDTMAQVLDGFEDFNRRVRLPLGFRIRQPARELVFRTPSGRAEFSAAALPDLTREPGTLALATMRSHDQWNTTIYSDNDRYRGVKNLRTLIFMNAGDMRERGLQQFDEVDITSIARDGSTRSLRNYKVIPYDIPPGCAAGYMPEMNVLCAIGDVSTQSDQPIMKNVKVKVERSG
- a CDS encoding SDR family NAD(P)-dependent oxidoreductase — encoded protein: MVGLNSERIVVVTGASRGAGKGIALALGETGATVYVTGRTRHEGEAPLPGTVFATAEEITRRGGRGVAVVLDHGDDAQVEAFFAELGNQHGRLDILVNNALAVPDGLTDKGPFWDKPLDLLDLFDVGMRSSYVSSYYAAPLLVANGAGLVVNTSSFGGTCYMHGPAYGAGKAAVDKMAHDMAVDFRPWNVAVVSIWMGLLKTERTLAGFAANPGAYEGLAATAESPEFTGRVIDALARDPELMKRSGQVLIGAEIAQELGVEDVDGNRPPSHRPFLGDPPVFSDAVID
- a CDS encoding alpha/beta hydrolase family esterase, with the translated sequence MQSWTSRIGRLIAIAAGTLLAATLTGPPAHAAGQGPLPPPGPSCSTTSTGTGSIEERLADSTGTVREYRLFVPDGLTGPAPLIIALHGGQSNPAKFEGEAGWTGFAKTNKAIVAYPRGSKPDGGLGKWAWEFARNTGPDVAYLRSLAETIAGKYCVAPNRVHFVGHSNGGQMTTRMACEGADWIASAAVWAGAKGAWDAADCPAGRDISFAVMVNDNDPIIWQWLAEQHRDHWRMMNNCGTEHAESAPGVLRGQRFDCASGTEVVYRLYDGPDDVTKAHDWPTGSAGASVRARMWELFDEHRLP